Proteins found in one Sulfitobacter albidus genomic segment:
- a CDS encoding hydantoinase/oxoprolinase family protein, whose amino-acid sequence MSKMIGVDVGGTFTDIFVLDEAKGVAEVAKVPTSRPDQSAGFLAGIGSKVDDLSSVSVVVHGTTAGTNALLERKGARIGVITTQGLRDVLEMRRRDRPRTWGLRGDFTPVVDRALRLEVSERTLADGSIRTPVDIDAVTTAAQQLIDDGCLAVAILFANAYANPENEAKAVEAVRAMWPNEHVSCSSEILPEIREFERFSTTALNAYLQPEVSGYLGRLETALKGDGFQGEFMIVQSNGGVMDVDTAAKLPVRTALSGPAAGVIAAGYIAQAAGFPDIITGDMGGTSFDVSLIADGHSMLSPQTSIDFGMVVRSPMIEITTIGAGGGSIAWVDKGGLLNIGPESAGSTPGPVAYGQGNTRPTVTDANVVLGRIDPENPIGGKLERLDVEAAKAAILKHVGDPLGLDALAAAEAILRVANSRMAGALRLVSIERGFDPKRFAFMPFGGGGALHSGAMLAEVGLARAIVPRYPGVTSAMGCVIADMRQDFVQTVNAMLGGLDTTALTEHMQRHVDSGLATLDAARTTFEARETAFTLDMAYAGQTHTVSVPLPVTVDAGIVQAPTEEQIGAAFDTTYRETYGRLLPNGARRVINLRSAVTGKRPRFDLATLAPEGGSVEGALKGTRQVHFDGSWHETQIYRRLELPVGAEIPGPAILEQPDTTVLIEPDLVGRIDSYGNTLIERKAP is encoded by the coding sequence ATGAGCAAGATGATCGGCGTCGACGTAGGCGGAACCTTCACGGATATCTTTGTGCTGGATGAGGCAAAGGGCGTGGCCGAAGTGGCCAAGGTGCCGACCTCCCGGCCCGACCAGTCGGCGGGGTTTCTGGCCGGGATAGGGTCGAAAGTGGACGATCTGTCGTCTGTGTCGGTCGTCGTGCACGGCACAACCGCTGGCACGAACGCGCTGTTGGAGCGTAAGGGTGCCCGCATCGGTGTCATCACCACCCAAGGGCTGCGCGACGTGCTGGAAATGCGCCGCCGCGACCGGCCCCGCACCTGGGGCCTGCGCGGGGATTTCACGCCCGTGGTCGACCGCGCGCTGCGGCTCGAAGTGTCTGAGCGGACGCTGGCCGATGGCAGCATCCGCACGCCCGTGGACATTGACGCCGTCACCACCGCCGCGCAGCAGCTCATTGACGATGGCTGTCTGGCCGTGGCGATCCTGTTTGCCAACGCCTACGCCAACCCCGAAAACGAGGCGAAGGCGGTGGAGGCCGTGCGCGCGATGTGGCCCAATGAGCATGTCTCCTGCTCCTCGGAAATCCTGCCGGAAATCCGCGAATTCGAACGCTTTTCCACCACCGCGCTCAACGCCTATCTGCAACCCGAAGTATCCGGCTATCTGGGGCGTCTAGAGACTGCTTTGAAGGGCGATGGCTTTCAGGGCGAGTTCATGATCGTGCAGTCCAACGGCGGCGTGATGGATGTGGACACGGCGGCGAAACTGCCCGTGCGCACCGCGCTCAGCGGCCCGGCTGCCGGGGTGATCGCCGCGGGCTACATCGCGCAAGCGGCGGGTTTCCCCGACATCATCACCGGCGACATGGGTGGCACCTCCTTCGACGTCTCCCTGATCGCGGACGGACACTCCATGCTGTCGCCGCAGACCTCGATTGATTTCGGCATGGTCGTACGCTCCCCGATGATCGAGATCACGACCATCGGCGCCGGCGGCGGCTCCATCGCCTGGGTCGACAAGGGTGGTCTGCTCAATATCGGACCGGAAAGCGCGGGCTCCACGCCCGGCCCCGTCGCCTACGGGCAGGGTAACACACGGCCCACGGTGACAGACGCGAACGTGGTTCTTGGCCGGATCGACCCGGAAAACCCCATCGGCGGCAAGCTTGAGCGCCTCGACGTGGAGGCCGCCAAAGCCGCGATCCTCAAACACGTGGGCGATCCGCTGGGCCTAGACGCGCTCGCCGCCGCCGAAGCCATCCTGCGCGTCGCCAACAGCCGCATGGCCGGCGCGCTGCGCCTTGTTTCGATCGAGCGGGGGTTTGATCCCAAACGCTTTGCCTTCATGCCCTTCGGCGGCGGCGGCGCGCTGCATTCCGGCGCCATGCTGGCAGAGGTCGGGCTGGCCCGCGCCATCGTGCCCCGCTACCCCGGTGTGACCTCCGCCATGGGCTGCGTCATCGCCGACATGCGGCAGGATTTTGTGCAGACGGTCAACGCCATGTTGGGCGGCCTCGACACCACCGCCCTGACCGAACATATGCAGCGCCACGTGGACAGCGGCCTTGCCACCCTCGACGCCGCCCGCACCACGTTCGAGGCACGCGAGACGGCCTTTACCCTCGATATGGCCTACGCGGGTCAGACCCATACAGTCAGCGTCCCTCTACCCGTCACCGTGGACGCAGGCATCGTACAGGCCCCGACCGAGGAACAGATCGGCGCGGCCTTTGATACGACTTACCGCGAAACCTACGGGCGGCTTTTGCCAAATGGCGCACGCCGGGTGATCAACCTGCGCTCTGCCGTGACCGGCAAACGCCCACGCTTTGATCTGGCGACCCTCGCGCCCGAAGGTGGCTCCGTCGAAGGGGCGCTGAAAGGCACGCGGCAGGTGCACTTCGACGGCAGCTGGCATGAGACCCAGATCTACCGCAGGCTTGAGCTGCCCGTGGGCGCCGAAATCCCCGGCCCCGCGATCCTTGAGCAGCCAGACACAACCGTCCTGATCGAACCGGATCTTGTGGGCCGCATCGACAGCTACGGCAACACCCTCATCGAGAGGAAAGCACCATGA
- a CDS encoding cysteine hydrolase family protein: protein MTPDRTALLTIDLQNDFLHPDGAYGRAGQTAEAITALPDRIAPVRDALVAAGGVYISAQFTLVPGRGGAPLIAPHLAKLRPFLTKGDFAPGGFGHSLVDRLAPADFTVEKVAYSAFYQTRLEYILRAMEIDTLIVGGIVTNGGVASTLRDAHLRNIHTYTLTDGCAAFDMSVHEATLTSLGTVTEALTCGEMIARIGEAS, encoded by the coding sequence ATGACCCCCGACCGCACCGCCCTGCTGACGATTGATCTGCAAAACGATTTTCTGCACCCCGACGGCGCCTACGGCCGCGCGGGCCAGACGGCGGAGGCAATCACCGCCCTGCCCGACCGCATCGCGCCCGTGCGCGATGCGCTGGTGGCCGCCGGTGGCGTCTATATTTCGGCGCAGTTCACGTTGGTGCCGGGACGGGGCGGCGCGCCACTGATCGCCCCGCATCTGGCCAAGCTGCGCCCGTTTTTGACCAAGGGCGACTTTGCCCCCGGCGGGTTCGGTCACAGCCTCGTTGACCGCCTCGCCCCGGCCGATTTCACAGTGGAGAAAGTCGCCTATTCCGCCTTCTACCAGACCCGGCTCGAATACATCCTGCGCGCGATGGAGATCGATACGCTGATCGTCGGCGGCATCGTCACCAACGGCGGCGTCGCCTCGACCCTGCGCGACGCGCATCTGCGCAATATCCACACCTACACGCTCACCGACGGATGTGCCGCGTTTGACATGTCGGTGCACGAGGCGACGCTCACATCGCTCGGCACCGTGACCGAAGCACTCACCTGCGGCGAGATGATTGCCCGGATCGGAGAGGCATCATGA